In a single window of the Saccharothrix australiensis genome:
- a CDS encoding MerR family transcriptional regulator, with amino-acid sequence MDDGLWTIEQLPERVAALLAGNYDGQRSGRVRELPNGRAIRWYTTIGLVDRPTASRGRTALYGRRQLLQIVAVKRLQAAGHSLAEVQALLVGASDARLAELAGVGSRPARSEGFWGERPAAAPLPADADQPAGADPAGAGRAGAGSAGAASPADTESPADVVDPAHPTAPPRPADTVRVVPTLRLDAGVTVVLDAADRFPDAAELAGIAAAATPLLDLLARLGLASTTGEDDP; translated from the coding sequence GTGGACGACGGCCTGTGGACGATCGAACAGCTCCCGGAGCGGGTCGCCGCGCTGCTGGCCGGGAACTACGACGGGCAGCGCAGCGGGCGGGTGCGGGAGCTGCCGAACGGCCGCGCCATCCGGTGGTACACGACCATCGGGCTGGTGGACCGGCCGACCGCGAGCCGGGGGAGGACCGCGCTGTACGGGCGGCGTCAGCTACTGCAGATCGTGGCGGTGAAGCGGCTCCAGGCGGCCGGGCACTCGCTGGCCGAGGTGCAGGCGCTGCTGGTCGGCGCGTCGGACGCGCGGCTCGCGGAACTGGCAGGCGTCGGGAGCCGGCCGGCGCGGTCCGAGGGGTTCTGGGGGGAACGGCCCGCCGCCGCGCCGCTTCCCGCCGACGCCGATCAACCGGCCGGTGCCGATCCGGCCGGCGCTGGTCGGGCCGGCGCGGGCTCGGCGGGCGCGGCTTCCCCAGCCGACACGGAATCCCCCGCAGACGTCGTGGATCCGGCGCACCCCACCGCCCCGCCGCGACCCGCCGACACTGTCAGGGTCGTGCCGACCCTCCGCCTCGACGCCGGTGTCACGGTCGTGCTCGACGCCGCCGACCGGTTCCCGGACGCGGCGGAGCTGGCCGGGATCGCCGCCGCCGCGACCCCGCTGCTCGACCTGCTCGCCCGCCTGGGCCTGGCCTCGACCACCGGAGAGGACGACCCGTGA